The following coding sequences lie in one Arachis ipaensis cultivar K30076 chromosome B03, Araip1.1, whole genome shotgun sequence genomic window:
- the LOC110269408 gene encoding extensin-like — MRKKTVAHKPPREKVYKLPSKLSTRSQDRTFTPSPSPPTSPPRTDPMARTKTTTRFPASAKPTPPPRVPPSKLGSSKPSSSKGKRPVAEELVSEPTQPKSRFVPLRSQRGNPRLPLK, encoded by the coding sequence atgaggaagaaaaccgtAGCACACAAGCCTCCTCGTGAAAAAGTGTACAAGCTTCCATCAAAGCTTTCCACTCGCTCCCAAGACCGAACCTTCACACCCTCACcatctcctcctacctctcctccgAGAACTGACCCAATGGCACGGACCAAAACTACAACCAGATTTCCTGCCTCTGCTAAGCCGACGCCTCCTCCAAGGGTGCCTCCTTCAAAACTTGGCTCCTCAAAACCAAGCTCATCCAAAGGCAAACGTCCGGTAGCCGAGGAACTAGTTTCCGAGCCTACTCAGCCAAAGTCTAGGTTTGTTCCTTTGCGTTCACAAAGAGGTAACCCTCGTCTCCCTCTCAAATAA
- the LOC107634244 gene encoding GPI-anchored protein LLG2 produces MKEIMSSKTLFSSILYFFLISTLATASPFLSNDIFESGASTSRSLLQAKKACGVDFENQNYTILTSQCKGPQYPQKVCCEAFKQFACPFINEINDMATDCATVMFSYINIYGKYPPGLFANECKEGNEGLDCTNVKTTSNNSSSVSNSAHLAAPYDSMLLLAVLGFIGLLFQLF; encoded by the exons ATGAAAGAGATAATGAGTTCAAAGACATTGTTCTCTTCCATTCTCTATTTCTTCCTTATATCCACATTGGCCACTGCCTCCCCATTCCTTTCAA ATGATATATTTGAGTCTGGGGCATCCACCTCCCGTTCCCTGCTACAGGCTAAGAAAG CTTGTGGAGTTGACTTTGAGAATCAGAACTACACAATCCTAACAAGCCAATGCAAGGGACCACAATACCCACAAAAGGTTTGCTGTGAAGCATTCAAGCAATTTGCATGCCCTTTCATCAATGAAATCAATGATATGGCAACTGATTGTGCCACAGTCATGTTCAGTTACATAAACATCTATGGAAAGTACCCTCCTGGCCTCTTTGCTAATGAGTGCAAAGAAGGCAATGAAGGCCTTGATTGCACCAATGTCAAAACAACATCCAATAACAGTTCCTCTGTTTCTAACTCTGCTCATCTTGCTGCTCCTTATGACTCTATGTTGTTATTGGCCGTACTTGGTTTCATTGGTCTTTTGTTCCAACTTTTCTGA